Proteins co-encoded in one Cytophaga hutchinsonii ATCC 33406 genomic window:
- a CDS encoding YheT family hydrolase, protein MPLISSTYKRPAFLANKHLETIYPALFRPDAQLVTQTERLELPDGDFLDLDWYRQGSSKLMIVSHGLEGSSKSTYARWMAKRLIAEGYDVLIWNFRGCSDTPNRLLRFYHSGDSQDLRTMLELAVFPADYQDLILIGFSMGGNITLKYLGEQENILDARLRCAVTFSVPCDLASGAAHLAKWESMVYMNRFMRSLKKKVREKATRYPALDPKPLEGIRTFDAFDEMYTAPLHGFKNAQDYWHVNSSLFYIQQIKLPTILITAQNDPFLTQACYPVEEARKMQDFFLEISKHGGHCGFSQFNNTGFYWSEDRCVEFIQQYL, encoded by the coding sequence TTGCCTCTTATTTCATCTACATACAAACGTCCGGCTTTCTTAGCCAATAAACATCTGGAAACCATTTATCCGGCATTATTCAGACCTGATGCTCAGCTAGTAACACAAACAGAACGCCTGGAATTGCCAGATGGTGATTTTCTGGACCTGGATTGGTACCGACAAGGATCATCTAAATTAATGATCGTTTCCCACGGTCTGGAAGGCAGCTCAAAAAGCACCTATGCCCGCTGGATGGCCAAACGCCTGATTGCGGAAGGATATGATGTGCTGATCTGGAATTTCCGTGGGTGCAGCGACACACCTAACCGTTTATTGCGCTTTTACCATAGCGGAGACTCACAGGATCTGAGAACAATGCTGGAACTGGCTGTTTTTCCAGCTGATTATCAAGATCTGATCCTGATTGGTTTTAGCATGGGCGGAAATATTACATTGAAATATCTGGGGGAACAGGAAAATATTCTGGATGCACGTTTGCGCTGTGCCGTAACGTTCTCTGTACCCTGCGATCTGGCTTCGGGTGCAGCGCATCTTGCAAAATGGGAAAGCATGGTATACATGAACCGTTTTATGCGTTCATTGAAAAAGAAAGTAAGGGAAAAAGCGACCCGTTACCCTGCACTCGATCCGAAACCTCTGGAGGGGATACGTACCTTTGATGCATTCGATGAAATGTATACGGCACCGTTACATGGTTTTAAAAACGCACAGGATTACTGGCACGTAAACAGCAGCTTATTTTACATTCAACAGATAAAGTTACCCACCATTTTAATTACAGCGCAAAATGATCCTTTTTTAACGCAGGCGTGTTATCCTGTCGAAGAAGCCCGTAAAATGCAGGATTTCTTTCTGGAAATATCAAAACATGGCGGTCATTGCGGCTTTTCTCAATTTAATAATACAGGGTTTTATTGGTCAGAAGACAGATGCGTTGAATTTATTCAACAATATCTCTAA
- a CDS encoding DUF2071 domain-containing protein has protein sequence MLSFLKDHPFAVEAFFESSLVLTFAIPKEELQALIPACLELDTHNDQYGFVAAAMVQTKHLRPKGFPAFMGNDFFLIGYRVFVRYTNSAGKRLRGLYILKSETDKKKMEIMGNIFTHYNYTTTDILQTQFEDRKKIASIKSGFTVTIDTTDAPAALPEDSPFSGWKEARRFAGPLPFTFTYNTVTKEVLIIEGVRENWTPNPIRVHDYHFSFLDTLDLKNAVLANAFMIKNIPYYWKKGKKEIWK, from the coding sequence ATGTTGTCCTTCCTGAAAGATCATCCCTTTGCCGTTGAAGCTTTTTTTGAATCATCCCTGGTATTAACATTTGCTATACCTAAAGAAGAGCTGCAGGCCTTGATTCCAGCGTGTCTTGAACTCGATACCCATAACGATCAGTATGGGTTTGTTGCCGCTGCCATGGTGCAGACGAAACATCTCCGTCCAAAAGGTTTTCCCGCATTTATGGGCAATGATTTTTTTCTGATCGGCTACCGCGTATTTGTGCGGTATACGAATTCCGCGGGCAAACGCTTACGCGGTTTGTACATTTTAAAATCTGAAACAGATAAAAAGAAAATGGAAATAATGGGAAACATCTTTACCCATTACAATTATACTACTACCGATATTCTGCAAACCCAGTTTGAAGACAGGAAAAAAATCGCTTCCATAAAATCCGGCTTTACTGTTACAATTGATACAACAGACGCTCCTGCAGCGTTACCTGAAGATTCGCCGTTTTCCGGCTGGAAAGAAGCCAGAAGGTTTGCCGGTCCGCTCCCGTTTACGTTCACCTATAATACAGTTACCAAAGAAGTGCTGATCATTGAAGGCGTACGTGAAAACTGGACACCCAACCCTATCCGTGTGCACGATTATCATTTTTCTTTTTTAGATACACTCGATCTTAAAAACGCTGTTCTGGCAAATGCGTTTATGATCAAAAATATTCCGTATTACTGGAAGAAAGGTAAAAAAGAAATATGGAAATAA
- the hisG gene encoding ATP phosphoribosyltransferase: MSTVLRLAIQKSGRLSEESIKLIKECGIEFSSGGGTLKSVAYNFPLEVLFLRDDDIPGYVADGVADIGIVGENVAVETRKKMDTVRQLGFSKCRLSIGVPKAMEFTGKESLNGMRIATSYPNILSDYLFENNIKASIHEISGSVEIAPGIGLADAICDIVSSGSTLISNGLKETEVVFRSEAILAACPQLSAEKKAILDELMFRISAVKNAEKTKYIMLNVPDHAIQTVTALLPGVKSPTVMPLAEKGWSSLHSVVKESDFWEILSKLKEAGAEGILVLPIEKIVK, encoded by the coding sequence ATGTCAACTGTTTTACGTCTGGCAATCCAGAAGTCGGGAAGATTGAGTGAAGAATCAATCAAATTAATTAAAGAATGTGGTATCGAATTCAGCAGTGGTGGTGGCACCTTGAAATCAGTTGCATATAATTTTCCTTTAGAGGTTTTATTTTTAAGAGACGATGATATTCCGGGTTATGTGGCCGACGGCGTAGCAGATATTGGTATTGTAGGCGAGAATGTGGCGGTTGAGACACGGAAGAAGATGGATACGGTTCGTCAGTTAGGTTTTTCTAAATGCCGTTTATCTATTGGTGTTCCTAAAGCAATGGAATTTACAGGTAAAGAAAGCCTGAACGGTATGCGCATTGCCACGTCGTACCCGAATATTTTATCGGATTATTTATTTGAAAATAACATAAAGGCAAGCATTCATGAAATCAGCGGTTCGGTAGAAATTGCACCGGGTATTGGTCTTGCCGATGCCATCTGTGATATCGTAAGCTCAGGAAGTACATTAATAAGCAATGGGTTAAAAGAAACTGAAGTAGTGTTCCGTTCTGAAGCGATCTTAGCGGCTTGTCCGCAGTTGAGCGCAGAAAAGAAAGCTATTCTGGATGAATTGATGTTCCGTATTTCTGCAGTTAAGAATGCAGAGAAAACAAAATATATTATGCTTAACGTTCCGGATCATGCGATTCAAACAGTTACGGCATTGTTACCAGGTGTAAAAAGCCCAACCGTAATGCCGTTAGCTGAAAAAGGCTGGAGCTCGTTACATTCAGTAGTAAAGGAAAGTGATTTCTGGGAAATATTAAGCAAGCTGAAAGAAGCAGGTGCAGAAGGCATTCTGGTGCTGCCGATTGAGAAGATCGTGAAGTAG
- a CDS encoding leucine-rich repeat domain-containing protein, which translates to MKNLFLIFSLLFTHVFLQAQEVSIPDANFKAALIDLGIDANNDTKIQVSEAEAVHYLNVSHKSIEDLTGIEYFINLDTLYIYENFILSSIDVSKNVKLITLVLAYTQITAIDLSQNTKLKHLVCPYTPIDALDLSNCPALEFLSCHNTHLTSLDLSMNANLEHLECGANQIESLDLSKNIHLKELDCRNTDITSLDLSSNMELQFLLCSDLSISSLDLTKNTALEYVNCMNNENLEQICVTTQQLSLTPNWQKDDDAVWSNNCILTTDVNDQQSTAAAKVVYKVYTITGAEISESNAQEGIYIYLYTDGSRAKLAK; encoded by the coding sequence ATGAAAAATCTATTTCTAATCTTTTCACTTTTATTCACACATGTATTCCTGCAGGCTCAAGAGGTTTCAATTCCGGATGCAAATTTTAAAGCTGCATTAATTGATCTTGGAATTGATGCAAACAATGACACAAAAATTCAGGTCAGCGAAGCCGAAGCTGTACACTATCTGAATGTATCTCATAAAAGTATTGAAGACCTTACTGGTATTGAATATTTTATCAATTTGGATACGCTGTATATATATGAAAATTTCATTCTTAGCTCTATTGATGTAAGTAAAAATGTTAAGCTGATCACGTTGGTGTTAGCTTACACGCAGATAACCGCTATTGACCTGAGCCAGAATACAAAATTAAAACATCTGGTGTGTCCGTATACACCAATTGATGCTCTTGATCTGAGCAATTGTCCGGCATTGGAATTCCTTTCTTGTCACAATACGCATTTAACATCTTTAGATTTAAGTATGAATGCAAATCTTGAACATTTAGAGTGTGGAGCAAATCAAATTGAGTCGCTTGATTTAAGTAAAAATATCCATCTGAAAGAGCTGGACTGCCGAAATACCGATATTACTTCGCTTGACCTAAGCAGCAATATGGAATTACAATTTTTATTATGTTCCGATCTTAGTATAAGCAGTCTGGATCTTACCAAAAACACCGCATTAGAATACGTAAACTGTATGAACAATGAAAACCTGGAACAGATCTGCGTCACTACACAACAGCTGTCACTTACACCCAACTGGCAGAAAGATGACGATGCCGTTTGGAGCAACAATTGTATACTGACAACAGATGTGAATGATCAGCAATCAACCGCTGCCGCAAAAGTAGTGTATAAAGTATATACAATCACGGGTGCGGAAATAAGTGAATCAAATGCACAGGAAGGCATTTATATTTATTTGTATACAGACGGAAGCCGTGCAAAACTGGCAAAATAA
- a CDS encoding SOS response-associated peptidase, with protein MCGRFSIAKSKEEIAKRFNVGAPANFKPRYNVAPLQQLPVITSKKPNEISFMRWGLVPSWSLDASTAANMINARGETITSKIPFKHCVKDQRCLIPADGFYEWKKEGKAKIPFRFTLSNEDLFCFAGLWDSWENQETGDILNTVTIITTEANKLVSDVHERMPVILRKDLERLWISESITDSQISSLLKPYEAQSMASYKAHKSVNAASNDTPECIQPAPKIYPGESFSLFD; from the coding sequence ATGTGTGGTCGTTTTTCAATAGCAAAAAGTAAAGAAGAAATCGCAAAGCGTTTCAATGTTGGTGCACCGGCTAATTTTAAGCCCAGGTATAACGTTGCCCCTTTGCAGCAATTGCCCGTTATCACGAGCAAAAAACCAAATGAGATCAGTTTCATGCGTTGGGGCCTGGTGCCAAGCTGGTCGCTTGATGCATCAACCGCTGCAAACATGATTAATGCACGCGGTGAAACCATAACATCAAAAATTCCTTTCAAACATTGTGTAAAAGATCAGCGCTGCCTGATACCGGCAGATGGTTTTTATGAATGGAAAAAAGAAGGCAAAGCAAAAATACCGTTCCGTTTTACCTTAAGCAACGAAGATCTATTCTGCTTTGCAGGCTTATGGGATTCGTGGGAAAACCAGGAAACAGGTGATATTTTAAATACCGTAACAATCATTACAACGGAAGCCAATAAACTGGTAAGCGATGTACATGAGCGCATGCCGGTGATCCTGCGTAAAGATCTGGAACGTTTATGGATCTCTGAAAGCATTACAGACAGCCAGATCAGCAGTCTGCTTAAACCATATGAAGCACAATCGATGGCTTCATACAAGGCACATAAATCGGTGAACGCGGCATCAAACGATACACCCGAGTGTATTCAGCCTGCACCTAAGATCTATCCGGGAGAATCCTTCTCTCTATTCGACTAA
- a CDS encoding methyltransferase RsmF C-terminal domain-like protein yields MADIQLPQAFITQMETLLGNDYTAFESALLRPSRRSIRLHPHKWPQPMGLTQVPWYKNGYWLDEEATVTYDPLFHAGTYYVQEASSMFLAQLLEACIKDKEELTVLDLCAAPGGKSTLICDVLDEKHLLISNEVIKTRVNILDENLLKWGYNNVIVTHNDPADFDRLGTFFDIIVVDAPCSGEGMFRKDPAAINEWDTAHVDLCCSRQRRILSDIWQVLKPGGIIIYSTCTFNRKENEENMRWMQEQYQAEGIELNIPAFEGVETGNENGIHFYRFYPHKVTGEGFFASVIRKPESAAWTNHTGKREKWSKDRKVQQKQTIPEITKTILTKEDAYVFLHKEEFRCFAQTFKDALEQISMCLKIYRAGTPLGTLKGKDFLPDIAVAMSIHLNKELFTCIELSYEEAIKYLSKEDFVLAQESSGWNIMCYKGVPLGWIKAMPNRFNNYFPSEWRIRNQWDGVSKRFMIGE; encoded by the coding sequence ATGGCGGATATACAATTACCTCAGGCCTTCATTACTCAGATGGAGACACTTCTGGGTAATGACTATACAGCATTTGAATCAGCATTACTGCGTCCTTCCAGACGCAGTATACGTCTGCATCCGCATAAATGGCCGCAGCCGATGGGCTTAACCCAGGTTCCCTGGTATAAAAATGGTTATTGGTTAGACGAAGAGGCTACCGTAACCTACGATCCCCTGTTTCATGCCGGCACCTATTATGTACAGGAAGCAAGTTCGATGTTTCTTGCACAACTGCTTGAAGCCTGTATCAAAGACAAGGAAGAACTAACCGTGCTGGATCTGTGCGCTGCGCCGGGCGGCAAGTCTACGTTGATCTGCGATGTACTGGATGAAAAACATTTGCTGATAAGCAACGAAGTAATTAAAACACGGGTAAATATTCTGGATGAAAATTTACTGAAGTGGGGGTACAATAATGTGATCGTTACACATAACGACCCGGCAGACTTTGACCGTTTAGGTACCTTCTTTGATATTATTGTTGTAGATGCGCCGTGTTCGGGCGAAGGGATGTTCCGGAAAGATCCTGCCGCTATCAACGAATGGGATACAGCTCATGTAGACCTGTGCTGCAGCAGACAAAGGCGCATTTTAAGTGATATCTGGCAGGTGTTAAAACCGGGAGGTATTATTATTTATTCTACCTGCACATTTAATCGCAAAGAGAATGAAGAGAACATGCGCTGGATGCAGGAACAGTATCAGGCGGAAGGTATTGAGTTAAATATTCCTGCTTTTGAAGGTGTTGAAACCGGAAACGAAAACGGCATACATTTTTATCGCTTCTATCCGCATAAGGTTACAGGTGAAGGCTTCTTTGCCAGTGTGATCCGCAAGCCGGAAAGCGCTGCATGGACAAACCATACCGGTAAGCGCGAAAAGTGGAGCAAAGACCGTAAAGTCCAGCAAAAACAAACCATACCGGAGATAACAAAAACTATTTTAACAAAAGAAGACGCGTATGTCTTTTTGCATAAAGAAGAATTCCGTTGTTTCGCTCAAACATTTAAAGATGCACTGGAACAGATCAGTATGTGCCTTAAAATTTATCGTGCGGGTACTCCGCTTGGTACATTAAAGGGAAAAGATTTTTTACCGGATATTGCTGTAGCAATGTCTATTCATCTGAATAAAGAACTATTTACGTGTATTGAGCTGAGCTACGAAGAAGCGATTAAGTATCTGAGTAAAGAAGACTTTGTGTTAGCGCAGGAATCAAGCGGCTGGAACATTATGTGTTACAAGGGTGTGCCGCTGGGCTGGATCAAAGCCATGCCAAACCGGTTCAACAACTACTTTCCGTCTGAATGGCGCATCCGCAATCAGTGGGACGGCGTGAGTAAGCGGTTTATGATTGGGGAATAA
- a CDS encoding DoxX-like family protein: protein MTISFIHKILTTLITLVWLANGLLCKVLNLVPRHQQIVARILGNEHARVLTTAIGVSEIIMAVWIISGFKARFNAFTQIAVIITMNTMEFILVPDLLLWGKWNAFFALLFIGVIYLNECYLNKKQLDHQS, encoded by the coding sequence ATGACAATATCTTTTATACATAAAATCCTTACGACCCTGATCACACTGGTGTGGCTGGCAAACGGCTTGCTTTGTAAAGTACTCAATCTTGTACCCAGGCATCAGCAGATCGTTGCACGCATATTAGGTAATGAACACGCACGGGTATTAACCACAGCTATAGGCGTATCAGAAATTATTATGGCCGTGTGGATTATCAGCGGCTTTAAAGCACGGTTCAACGCATTTACACAAATAGCTGTTATTATAACCATGAATACAATGGAATTTATATTGGTACCGGATCTATTGCTTTGGGGTAAATGGAATGCATTTTTTGCCTTGTTATTTATTGGTGTTATTTATCTCAATGAATGTTATCTGAATAAAAAACAACTAGATCACCAATCCTAA
- a CDS encoding alpha/beta hydrolase: MKNKIECLLLSFLLLIILSCTKNYSKQEETPKPTESKANLRVSNAVIYEGNYKNNDSLDNTFFIRYYPDAQTKRPLIIAIHGGGFTQRDKTDYNLPATAQLINSNQSVNVLTAADLDNNGFAYASINYTLLADGKNVTVKQCLQDGKTFFDYIRTHADEYNIDKNKIILLGDSGGAEISLWIGLQSEKNGGAVKGIVALNPQASMNILKWNDEVFAPYNASDVLLNQYIEWGQTKVDKRLLRMYGTKDNAQINAYSLENKLHLLDLIDSSDPELYMACGAPRKDAVHAPYHILALKQKSQNRGHSAKINFIDGNPPYYSTYWNPSPETVIHFCVRKCQ; the protein is encoded by the coding sequence ATGAAAAATAAGATCGAATGTTTACTTTTAAGTTTTTTGCTGCTGATTATTTTATCCTGTACAAAGAACTATTCAAAACAAGAAGAAACACCTAAGCCAACTGAATCGAAAGCAAATTTACGCGTTTCAAATGCTGTTATATATGAAGGTAATTATAAAAATAATGACAGTTTGGATAATACATTTTTTATTCGGTATTATCCGGATGCTCAAACGAAACGCCCTTTAATAATAGCTATTCATGGCGGCGGTTTTACACAACGCGATAAAACAGATTATAATTTACCTGCAACGGCTCAGTTGATTAACAGTAATCAATCTGTAAACGTATTAACCGCAGCAGATCTGGATAATAATGGATTTGCCTATGCATCTATAAATTATACCCTGTTAGCAGATGGGAAAAATGTTACTGTAAAACAATGCTTACAGGATGGCAAAACTTTTTTTGATTATATAAGAACACATGCTGATGAATATAATATAGACAAGAATAAAATTATTTTACTGGGTGATTCAGGCGGGGCCGAAATCTCGCTCTGGATTGGATTGCAATCCGAAAAGAATGGCGGTGCTGTTAAAGGCATTGTAGCGCTTAATCCACAAGCCTCCATGAATATTTTAAAATGGAATGATGAAGTATTTGCTCCGTACAATGCTTCAGATGTGTTATTGAATCAGTATATTGAATGGGGGCAGACTAAGGTAGATAAACGTCTTCTAAGAATGTATGGTACTAAAGACAATGCACAGATTAATGCGTATTCTCTTGAGAACAAATTGCATTTGCTGGATCTAATTGATAGTTCAGATCCGGAATTGTATATGGCTTGCGGTGCTCCACGTAAGGATGCCGTTCATGCGCCCTATCATATCCTGGCTTTAAAACAAAAGTCCCAAAATCGAGGACATTCAGCTAAGATAAATTTCATAGATGGAAATCCTCCATACTATAGCACTTATTGGAATCCAAGTCCGGAAACAGTCATACATTTTTGTGTGCGTAAATGCCAGTAA
- the hisD gene encoding histidinol dehydrogenase → MKVYKYPAASDWSSLLKRPVMEAAELEGRVLAILKEVQERGDAALIDFALKFDGAAPKSLLATDAEIAEAKVLVSEELKAAIQVAKTNIEKFHTAQKEVQISVETMPGVNCWRKSLPIEKVGLYIPGGTAPLFSTILMLGVPATIAGCSQLVLCTPPNKEGKIHPAILYTANLLGIKTIVKAGGAQGIAAMAFGTASVPKVYKIFGPGNQYVTTAKQLVTKYGVAIDMPAGPSEVAVIADKQANAAFVAADLLSQAEHGADSQVVLISDSEDMINRVQTEVDAQLEKLSRKDLAAKALDNSKAFLVKDMNEAMAMSNLYAPEHLILQVEDLDNLVAKVVNAGSVFIGPYTPESAGDYASGTNHTLPTNGYATAYAGVSLDSFIRKVTFQKITKEGLQKIGPVIETMAAAEMLDAHKNAVTLRLKEINK, encoded by the coding sequence ATGAAAGTCTATAAATATCCCGCAGCATCTGATTGGTCAAGCCTTCTCAAGCGCCCTGTAATGGAAGCGGCGGAGCTGGAGGGGCGTGTTCTTGCGATTTTGAAAGAAGTTCAGGAACGTGGTGATGCAGCACTGATTGATTTTGCGTTGAAGTTTGATGGTGCTGCACCGAAGTCTTTGTTAGCAACCGATGCAGAGATTGCAGAAGCAAAGGTATTGGTTTCAGAAGAATTAAAAGCAGCCATTCAGGTTGCTAAAACAAATATTGAGAAATTCCACACCGCGCAAAAAGAAGTACAGATAAGTGTAGAGACAATGCCTGGTGTGAACTGCTGGAGAAAGAGTTTACCGATCGAAAAAGTAGGGTTGTACATTCCGGGTGGTACAGCGCCTTTGTTCTCAACCATCTTAATGCTGGGTGTTCCCGCAACCATCGCAGGTTGTTCGCAGCTGGTGTTGTGTACGCCGCCGAATAAAGAAGGAAAAATTCATCCGGCAATTTTATATACAGCAAATTTACTGGGTATTAAAACCATTGTTAAAGCAGGCGGCGCACAAGGCATTGCAGCGATGGCCTTTGGTACCGCATCTGTTCCAAAGGTGTACAAGATTTTTGGTCCGGGAAACCAATACGTAACAACAGCCAAACAACTGGTTACAAAATATGGTGTTGCAATCGATATGCCGGCCGGTCCGTCGGAGGTTGCCGTTATAGCAGACAAACAGGCGAATGCTGCATTTGTTGCAGCCGATTTATTGTCGCAGGCAGAACACGGTGCCGACAGTCAGGTAGTGCTGATAAGTGATAGTGAAGACATGATTAATCGGGTGCAAACTGAAGTTGATGCGCAGCTGGAAAAACTATCACGGAAAGATTTAGCTGCCAAAGCGTTGGATAACAGCAAAGCTTTTTTAGTAAAAGATATGAATGAGGCTATGGCGATGAGTAATCTCTATGCACCGGAACACTTGATTTTACAAGTAGAAGATTTGGATAATCTGGTGGCTAAGGTTGTAAATGCCGGTTCTGTGTTTATCGGTCCATACACGCCTGAATCTGCAGGTGATTATGCATCGGGTACCAATCACACCTTACCGACTAACGGATACGCCACAGCATATGCAGGCGTATCGCTAGATTCCTTCATCCGTAAAGTAACGTTTCAGAAGATCACTAAGGAAGGTTTGCAGAAGATTGGTCCGGTGATTGAAACCATGGCTGCCGCCGAAATGTTGGATGCGCATAAGAATGCGGTGACGCTTCGTCTGAAAGAAATAAACAAGTAG
- a CDS encoding class I SAM-dependent methyltransferase, with protein sequence MEINRKSFQGVGNIIRFNWHFYVLAVGTVMLLLLLAQQIGTVFQPFVYILCFLIVSCIAVSLLASFYVYDLSDLYNLNWMDKKDSDQVIINIHSGFDETSTLLIQAFPEASLSVFDFYDPIKHTEVSIKRAREAYPPFPGTQSISTDYIPLTDASVDTIVVALSAHEIRDAAERIRFFKELFRILKPGGNIYITEHLRDVPNFLAYNIGFFHFHSKNTWLQTFKQSGLQVIQEIKTTPFISTFILTRYGNSI encoded by the coding sequence ATGGAAATAAACCGAAAATCCTTTCAGGGTGTAGGCAATATTATCCGGTTCAACTGGCATTTTTATGTACTTGCTGTTGGTACGGTTATGTTATTATTGTTGCTGGCCCAACAGATTGGAACGGTATTTCAGCCATTCGTATATATTCTGTGTTTCCTTATAGTGAGTTGCATAGCTGTTTCACTGCTTGCGTCCTTTTATGTATACGATCTTTCCGATCTGTACAACTTAAACTGGATGGATAAAAAAGATTCAGACCAGGTAATTATAAATATACATTCCGGTTTTGATGAAACCAGTACGTTATTGATACAGGCCTTTCCAGAGGCTTCTCTCAGCGTATTTGATTTTTATGACCCGATAAAACATACGGAAGTATCCATTAAACGAGCCCGAGAAGCGTACCCTCCTTTTCCGGGTACACAAAGTATCTCCACTGATTACATTCCTCTTACGGATGCTTCGGTAGATACAATTGTTGTTGCCTTATCTGCACATGAAATACGTGATGCGGCAGAACGCATTCGTTTTTTCAAAGAATTATTCCGGATACTGAAACCAGGCGGCAACATATATATCACCGAACACCTGCGTGATGTACCAAATTTTCTGGCATATAATATCGGCTTCTTTCATTTTCATTCTAAAAATACCTGGCTGCAAACCTTTAAGCAATCGGGGTTACAGGTAATACAGGAAATAAAAACAACGCCTTTTATTTCAACGTTTATTCTTACTCGGTATGGAAATTCAATTTAA
- a CDS encoding gamma-glutamylcyclotransferase family protein, whose product MHIFVYGTLKKTYKNLNAFTAVFHANTEWLCHAVVKGDMYMKDWYPALKLGGENLVFGEIYRINSPVLLETIDQYEDAITQEEYAIKLKHLDPITSDYVRRHIRIDDMECWIYEYLGEVSERMRIENGVFEMR is encoded by the coding sequence ATGCACATCTTTGTTTACGGCACACTTAAGAAGACGTATAAAAACCTCAATGCATTCACGGCTGTCTTTCATGCGAATACAGAATGGCTGTGCCATGCGGTTGTAAAAGGCGACATGTATATGAAAGACTGGTACCCGGCGTTGAAGCTGGGCGGAGAAAATCTGGTCTTCGGTGAGATCTACCGGATCAATTCACCTGTACTGCTGGAAACGATTGATCAGTATGAAGATGCTATTACACAGGAGGAATATGCGATCAAATTAAAGCATCTTGACCCGATCACATCGGATTATGTACGCAGGCACATCCGTATCGATGATATGGAGTGCTGGATCTATGAATACCTGGGCGAAGTGAGTGAACGCATGCGTATTGAAAACGGTGTATTTGAGATGCGGTGA
- a CDS encoding MarC family NAAT transporter: MDLIFATVAALLPIINPFSTAPMFLSLTQGDTKSYRNAQATQGVIYMLAILLVSLVGGSFIMNFFGLSMPGMRIAGGILVAGVGMKMLKPNDEIETTEAETKEAENKKDISFTPLAMPSLSGPGSISVVIGMSSLAKNISDYCYIALGIIFVACVVLLVLRSSVGLVKVLGVNGLHAMTKIMGFLILCVGIQFIIHGTMDILTGNEMLEFLKKVHQNV, encoded by the coding sequence ATGGACTTAATTTTTGCAACGGTTGCAGCACTTTTACCCATTATCAATCCTTTCAGCACGGCACCTATGTTTTTATCGCTCACACAGGGTGACACCAAATCGTATCGAAACGCACAGGCTACGCAGGGTGTAATCTACATGCTGGCAATTTTGCTGGTCTCGCTGGTGGGTGGCTCGTTTATTATGAATTTCTTTGGTTTGTCTATGCCGGGCATGCGTATTGCCGGCGGCATACTGGTAGCAGGTGTTGGTATGAAAATGCTCAAACCAAATGATGAAATTGAAACAACAGAGGCAGAAACAAAAGAAGCTGAAAATAAAAAAGATATTTCGTTTACCCCTTTGGCCATGCCCAGTTTAAGCGGACCGGGTTCTATCTCGGTTGTTATCGGTATGAGTTCACTGGCTAAAAATATTTCCGATTATTGTTATATCGCGCTGGGTATTATATTTGTTGCCTGCGTGGTGCTGCTTGTATTACGTTCGTCTGTTGGACTTGTAAAAGTACTTGGCGTGAATGGTCTGCACGCAATGACAAAGATTATGGGTTTTCTTATTTTGTGCGTTGGTATTCAGTTTATCATACACGGTACCATGGATATTCTGACAGGAAATGAAATGCTTGAGTTTTTAAAGAAGGTGCATCAGAATGTATAG